From the Salinimicrobium tongyeongense genome, one window contains:
- a CDS encoding SRPBCC family protein, with translation MKLYQLHTIQKLPVSLDEAWKFFSSPANLKVITPSYMGFDITSGGNEPMYAGQIIQYMVTPVAGIKTKWVTEITHVKEPYYFVDEQRFGPYALWHHKHFFREIEGGVEMEDIVDYKLPFGILGQAVHPLMVRPKLEEIFNFRRKKLVELFGSYKKETA, from the coding sequence ATGAAATTATATCAGCTGCATACCATTCAGAAATTGCCTGTGTCTTTAGACGAAGCCTGGAAGTTCTTTTCCAGTCCTGCAAACCTGAAAGTGATCACACCTTCTTATATGGGCTTTGACATCACTTCGGGAGGAAATGAGCCCATGTATGCCGGACAAATTATTCAGTATATGGTAACTCCTGTAGCCGGAATTAAAACCAAATGGGTCACGGAAATCACCCATGTAAAAGAACCTTATTATTTTGTGGATGAACAGCGGTTTGGACCTTATGCTCTGTGGCACCACAAACACTTCTTCAGGGAAATAGAAGGGGGCGTAGAGATGGAAGATATTGTAGATTACAAGCTGCCCTTCGGAATACTGGGGCAGGCGGTGCACCCTCTCATGGTAAGGCCTAAACTTGAGGAAATCTTCAACTTCAGAAGAAAAAAACTTGTAGAACTTTTTGGCAGCTACAAAAAAGAAACCGCCTAA
- a CDS encoding TonB-dependent receptor, with the protein MPITIMGDREFENVPSIKSKALRINLNENIYGTFSEIGAGQETVRNFFRAGGASGTIAKAMSAYDKDFSDAIYGIEDDRRYVTEERLKKMLTHETNLIEQRISREKHPNKLFFTYANTVATIDFAKKYKGHGWVGIKYQVHPEEDYNEIILHVRFHENDARLQQNTLGILGVNLIYGAYYKYDNPKKLLRYLYDHIDKDQIEIDTINFSGPRFERVDNRLMSLQLVKNGMTEAVMFAPDGNNVLPAKILYKKNILALRGSFRPVTKVNMDMYKRSLELFLNENRVSEENTEVIFEITLSNLRAEGEIDERDFMDRAELLCSLGQTVMISNFQEYYKVVEYFSRYTKERMGLAMGVNNLVDIFDEKYYRHLSGGILEAFGKLFFKDLKVYLYPFKDRETGEITTSDNLKVHPRMKELYKFFKYNGKVVDITNYDPEILDIFSREVLQLIAEGKGGWEDMLPEKTTAMIKEHDLFSHYKQKSAQKIQS; encoded by the coding sequence ATGCCAATAACCATAATGGGTGACAGGGAATTTGAAAATGTCCCGTCAATTAAGAGTAAAGCTCTGCGCATCAACCTGAACGAAAATATCTACGGAACTTTTTCTGAAATAGGTGCCGGGCAGGAAACTGTCCGAAACTTCTTTAGGGCCGGTGGAGCCTCAGGAACTATTGCGAAAGCGATGAGTGCCTACGACAAAGACTTTAGTGATGCCATTTACGGTATTGAAGATGACAGAAGGTATGTTACCGAAGAGCGCCTTAAAAAAATGCTCACCCACGAAACCAATCTCATAGAGCAAAGAATATCCCGCGAAAAACACCCCAATAAATTATTTTTCACCTACGCCAATACCGTTGCCACCATAGATTTTGCAAAAAAATACAAAGGCCATGGCTGGGTAGGGATAAAATATCAGGTGCACCCGGAAGAAGATTACAATGAAATCATCCTTCATGTGCGTTTTCACGAAAACGATGCTCGCTTGCAGCAAAACACCCTAGGGATCCTGGGAGTGAACCTGATCTACGGCGCTTATTACAAATATGATAACCCAAAAAAGTTACTCCGCTATCTTTACGATCATATAGATAAAGATCAGATAGAAATTGACACCATAAATTTCTCCGGCCCAAGGTTTGAAAGGGTAGATAACCGCCTGATGAGTTTACAACTGGTTAAAAACGGAATGACCGAGGCGGTAATGTTTGCGCCCGACGGGAATAACGTGCTGCCGGCCAAGATCCTTTACAAAAAGAACATCCTTGCCCTGCGCGGTAGCTTTAGGCCTGTGACCAAGGTGAACATGGACATGTACAAACGCTCACTGGAGCTTTTCCTAAATGAGAACAGGGTTTCAGAAGAGAATACTGAAGTTATTTTCGAGATCACCCTTTCCAACCTTCGGGCCGAAGGGGAAATAGATGAAAGGGATTTTATGGACCGGGCAGAACTGCTTTGTTCCCTAGGCCAAACCGTGATGATCTCAAACTTCCAGGAATACTATAAAGTGGTGGAATATTTCTCTCGTTATACGAAAGAACGCATGGGTCTTGCCATGGGTGTAAACAACCTGGTAGACATATTTGACGAGAAGTACTACAGGCACCTTAGCGGCGGAATTCTTGAAGCTTTTGGTAAATTGTTCTTCAAGGACCTCAAGGTTTACCTGTATCCGTTTAAAGATCGCGAGACCGGAGAGATCACCACCAGTGACAACCTCAAAGTACATCCAAGAATGAAAGAGCTGTACAAGTTCTTCAAGTACAACGGAAAAGTTGTCGATATCACCAACTACGATCCCGAAATCCTTGATATTTTCTCCAGGGAAGTGCTGCAGTTAATTGCTGAAGGTAAAGGTGGATGGGAAGATATGTTGCCCGAAAAGACCACCGCTATGATCAAGGAGCACGATCTATTCAGCCATTATAAGCAGAAATCGGCTCAAAAGATCCAGTCTTAA